In Flavobacterium lacustre, a genomic segment contains:
- a CDS encoding DNA-directed RNA polymerase subunit alpha, producing MAIFNFQKPDKVIMIDSTDFEGKFEFRPLEPGYGLTVGNALRRVLLSALEGYAITSVRIEGVDHEFSTISGVVEDVTEIILNLKQVRFKRQIEDIDNEAVTISVSGKDQLTAGDFQKFISGFQVLNPELVICNLDSKIKLNFDLTIEKGRGYVPAEENKKQNAAIGTIFTDSIFTPVKNVKYAIENFRVEQKTDYEKLVFEIKTDGSINPKDALTEAAKVLIHHFMLFSDERITLEADEIAQTESYDEESLHMRQLLKTKLVDMDLSVRALNCLKAAEVDTLGDLVSFNKNDLMKFRNFGKKSLTELDELVAIKNLNFGMDLAKYKLDKE from the coding sequence ATGGCAATATTTAATTTTCAGAAGCCCGATAAAGTTATCATGATCGATTCAACCGATTTTGAAGGTAAATTTGAATTTAGACCTTTAGAACCTGGTTACGGATTGACAGTTGGTAATGCACTTAGAAGAGTTTTGCTTTCAGCGTTAGAAGGTTATGCAATTACATCGGTTCGTATCGAAGGTGTAGATCATGAGTTTTCTACTATTTCAGGAGTTGTTGAAGACGTTACCGAAATTATTCTTAATCTTAAACAAGTACGTTTCAAACGTCAAATTGAAGATATCGATAATGAAGCAGTTACTATTTCTGTTTCTGGTAAAGATCAATTAACAGCTGGTGATTTTCAAAAATTTATATCAGGTTTTCAAGTTTTGAATCCAGAACTAGTTATCTGTAATTTAGACAGTAAAATCAAACTGAATTTCGATTTAACTATCGAAAAAGGTAGAGGATATGTTCCTGCTGAAGAGAACAAAAAACAGAATGCTGCAATTGGAACCATTTTTACAGATTCTATTTTTACTCCGGTAAAAAACGTAAAATATGCAATTGAAAACTTCCGTGTAGAGCAAAAAACAGATTATGAGAAATTAGTTTTTGAAATAAAAACTGATGGATCTATTAATCCTAAGGATGCTTTGACTGAAGCTGCAAAAGTTTTAATTCACCACTTCATGTTGTTTTCTGACGAAAGAATTACACTCGAGGCTGACGAAATTGCACAAACAGAATCGTATGACGAAGAGTCATTACACATGAGACAATTGCTTAAAACTAAGCTTGTTGATATGGATTTATCTGTAAGAGCATTAAATTGTTTGAAAGCGGCTGAAGTTGATACACTTGGAGATTTAGTATCTTTCAATAAAAATGACCTAATGAAATTCCGTAATTTCGGTAAAAAATCTTTAACTGAACTAGATGAACTAGTTGCAATTAAAAATTTAAACTTCGGAATGGATTTAGCAAAATACAAATTAGATAAAGAATAA
- the rpsD gene encoding 30S ribosomal protein S4, which translates to MARYTGPSTRIARKFGEAIFGDDKAFEKRNYPPGQHGMAKKRGKKSEYAVQLMEKQKAKYSYGILEKQFRNLFEKASATKGVTGEVLLQLCEARLDNVVFRMGIAPSRRGARQIVSHRHITVNGEVVNIPSYHLKPGDKVGVREKSKSLEAIERSLSNSSQVYEWITWNNDLKEGTFVSVPARLQIPENIKEQLIVELYNK; encoded by the coding sequence ATGGCAAGATATACTGGTCCAAGTACAAGAATCGCCCGTAAATTCGGCGAAGCAATTTTCGGAGACGATAAAGCTTTCGAAAAAAGAAATTATCCACCCGGACAACACGGGATGGCTAAAAAAAGAGGAAAAAAATCTGAATATGCTGTCCAATTAATGGAAAAGCAAAAAGCTAAATATTCTTATGGAATTTTAGAAAAACAATTCAGAAACTTATTCGAAAAAGCATCAGCTACTAAAGGTGTTACTGGTGAAGTTTTATTACAATTGTGTGAAGCAAGATTAGACAATGTAGTTTTTAGAATGGGTATTGCTCCTTCTAGAAGAGGTGCTCGTCAAATCGTATCACACAGACACATCACTGTAAATGGTGAAGTGGTTAATATTCCTTCTTACCACCTTAAACCTGGTGATAAAGTAGGTGTTCGTGAAAAATCTAAATCTTTAGAAGCTATCGAACGTTCTTTATCAAATTCAAGTCAAGTTTATGAATGGATTACTTGGAATAATGATCTTAAAGAAGGAACTTTTGTTTCTGTACCTGCAAGACTTCAAATTCCAGAAAACATTAAAGAACAATTAATCGTAGAGTTGTACAACAAATAA
- the rpsK gene encoding 30S ribosomal protein S11 produces MAKATAKKRKVIVESTGEAHISATFNNIIISLTNKKGEVISWSSAGKMGFRGSKKNTPYAAQMAAEDCSKVALEAGLKKVKVYVKGPGNGRESAIRSLHNGGIEVTEIIDVTPMPHNGCRPPKRRRV; encoded by the coding sequence ATGGCTAAAGCAACTGCAAAAAAACGTAAAGTTATCGTTGAATCAACGGGAGAAGCTCATATTTCTGCTACCTTCAATAACATCATCATTTCTTTGACAAACAAAAAAGGTGAAGTTATTTCTTGGTCTTCAGCTGGTAAAATGGGTTTTAGAGGTTCTAAAAAGAATACTCCATACGCAGCCCAAATGGCAGCAGAAGATTGTAGTAAAGTAGCTCTTGAGGCTGGACTTAAAAAAGTGAAAGTATATGTAAAAGGACCAGGTAACGGACGTGAGTCTGCTATTCGTTCTTTGCATAACGGTGGAATTGAAGTTACTGAGATTATCGATGTTACTCCAATGCCTCACAATGGGTGTCGTCCTCCAAAAAGACGTAGAGTTTAA
- the rpsM gene encoding 30S ribosomal protein S13 produces the protein MARIAGVDIPKNKRGVIALTYIFGLGKSRAIEILDKAQVSQDKKVQDWNDDEIGAIREAVSAFKIEGELRSEVSLNIKRLMDIGCYRGIRHRSGLPLRGQRTKNNSRTRKGKRKTVANKKKATK, from the coding sequence ATGGCAAGAATAGCAGGGGTAGATATCCCAAAAAATAAGAGAGGTGTTATAGCACTTACCTACATCTTCGGATTAGGAAAAAGTAGAGCAATTGAGATTTTAGATAAAGCTCAAGTTAGCCAAGACAAAAAAGTTCAAGATTGGAATGATGATGAGATCGGAGCAATTCGTGAAGCAGTATCAGCTTTTAAGATTGAAGGAGAATTACGTTCTGAAGTTTCTTTAAACATCAAACGTTTAATGGATATTGGTTGTTACAGAGGTATTCGTCATAGATCAGGTCTTCCATTAAGAGGGCAAAGAACTAAAAACAACTCTAGAACAAGAAAAGGTAAAAGAAAAACTGTTGCTAACAAGAAAAAAGCAACTAAATAA
- the ykgO gene encoding type B 50S ribosomal protein L36 codes for MKVRASVKKRSPECKIVRRKGRLYVINKKNPRFKQRQG; via the coding sequence ATGAAAGTTAGAGCTTCAGTAAAAAAGAGAAGTCCCGAGTGCAAAATTGTGCGAAGAAAAGGGAGATTGTACGTAATAAACAAAAAGAATCCTAGATTTAAACAAAGACAAGGATAA
- the infA gene encoding translation initiation factor IF-1: MAKQSAIEQDGSIIEALSNAMFRVELENGHIVIAHISGKMRMHYIKLLPGDKVKLEMSPYDLSKARITYRY; encoded by the coding sequence ATGGCAAAACAATCAGCAATAGAACAAGACGGATCAATCATTGAAGCATTGTCAAATGCTATGTTTCGTGTAGAGTTAGAAAATGGACATATTGTAATTGCACATATATCTGGAAAAATGCGTATGCATTATATCAAATTATTACCTGGTGATAAAGTGAAACTAGAAATGAGCCCTTACGATTTGTCAAAAGCAAGAATTACTTATAGATATTAA
- the secY gene encoding preprotein translocase subunit SecY yields the protein MKKFIESISNVWKIEELKNRILITLGLLLVYRFGAHVTLPGIDATQLNSLAGQTKDGIGSILDMFTGGAFSKASVFALGIMPYISASIVVQLMGIAIPYLQKLQSDGESGRKKINQITRWLTIGITLVQGPTYIYNLYRTLPSNAFLLGFNSFEFLFSSVIILVTGTVFAMWLGEKITDKGIGNGISLLIMVGILARLPQAFIQEFTTRVTNNNGGPMLLVIEIIVWLLVIIACVLLVMAVRKIPVQYARRTSSGDYEQDLMGGNRQWIPLKLNASGVMPIIFAQAIMFIPAAVAGLSKSDASQSIVGAFSNMFGFWYNFVFATLIVVFTFFYTAITVPTNKMSDDLKRSGGFIPGVRPGVETSDFLDKVMSLITFPGSLFLALIAVFPAIVVSVMDVQQSWAMFFGGTSLIIMVGVAIDTIQQINSYLLNKHYDGLMKSGKNRKAVA from the coding sequence ATGAAGAAATTTATTGAATCAATAAGTAATGTTTGGAAAATCGAAGAACTGAAAAACAGAATCTTAATTACATTAGGATTGCTTTTAGTTTACCGTTTTGGTGCACACGTTACACTTCCAGGAATTGATGCAACTCAATTGAATAGTTTAGCAGGACAAACCAAAGATGGTATAGGTTCTATTCTAGATATGTTTACGGGAGGTGCTTTTTCTAAAGCTTCAGTTTTTGCTTTAGGTATTATGCCTTATATTTCTGCATCTATTGTTGTTCAGTTAATGGGAATTGCGATTCCATATTTGCAAAAACTTCAAAGTGATGGAGAAAGTGGTAGAAAGAAGATTAATCAAATTACACGTTGGTTAACAATAGGTATTACTTTGGTTCAAGGGCCAACTTATATCTATAATCTATATAGAACTTTACCTAGTAATGCATTTTTATTAGGATTTAATTCTTTTGAATTCTTATTTTCTTCAGTTATTATCTTGGTTACAGGTACTGTTTTCGCTATGTGGCTTGGAGAAAAAATCACTGACAAAGGAATTGGAAATGGTATATCATTATTGATTATGGTTGGTATTTTAGCTAGATTACCTCAGGCTTTTATACAAGAATTTACAACCAGAGTTACCAATAATAATGGTGGGCCAATGTTGCTTGTAATCGAAATTATTGTTTGGTTATTGGTAATTATTGCATGTGTATTGTTAGTAATGGCAGTTAGAAAAATACCTGTTCAATATGCTCGTCGTACTTCTTCAGGAGATTACGAACAAGATTTAATGGGTGGTAATAGACAGTGGATTCCTTTGAAGTTAAACGCTTCAGGTGTTATGCCAATTATATTTGCTCAGGCAATTATGTTTATACCTGCTGCGGTTGCTGGATTGTCTAAGTCAGATGCGTCACAATCAATTGTTGGTGCTTTTAGTAACATGTTTGGATTTTGGTATAATTTTGTTTTTGCAACTTTGATAGTTGTTTTTACATTCTTTTATACTGCAATCACTGTGCCTACTAACAAAATGTCTGATGATTTAAAAAGAAGTGGTGGTTTTATTCCTGGTGTTAGACCTGGTGTAGAAACATCTGATTTTCTTGACAAAGTGATGTCTTTAATAACTTTCCCCGGATCTTTATTTCTTGCACTAATCGCTGTGTTCCCGGCAATTGTTGTAAGCGTTATGGATGTTCAACAATCTTGGGCAATGTTCTTTGGAGGTACTTCATTAATAATTATGGTTGGTGTTGCCATAGATACAATTCAACAAATTAATTCATACTTGTTAAACAAACATTATGATGGTTTAATGAAAAGTGGTAAAAATAGAAAAGCAGTAGCTTAA
- the rplO gene encoding 50S ribosomal protein L15 has translation MNLSNLQPAEGSTHNQNKRLGRGEGSGKGGTSARGHKGAKSRSGYSKKIGFEGGQMPLQRRVPKFGFTNINRKEYEGVNLDTLQLLVDNGVITDAVDMTVYVANRLATKNEIVKILGRGELKAKLKVTAHKFTATAKAAIEAAGGEAVTI, from the coding sequence ATGAATTTAAGTAACTTACAACCTGCTGAAGGTTCTACACACAATCAAAATAAAAGATTAGGTAGAGGAGAAGGTTCTGGAAAAGGTGGTACTTCTGCAAGAGGTCACAAAGGAGCAAAATCTCGTTCTGGTTATTCTAAAAAGATTGGTTTTGAAGGTGGTCAAATGCCTCTTCAAAGACGTGTGCCTAAGTTTGGTTTCACAAACATCAATCGTAAAGAATACGAAGGTGTTAATCTTGATACGCTTCAATTATTAGTTGATAATGGTGTGATTACAGATGCTGTTGATATGACAGTTTATGTTGCAAATCGTTTGGCTACCAAAAATGAAATCGTTAAGATTTTAGGAAGAGGAGAACTGAAAGCTAAATTAAAGGTAACCGCTCACAAATTTACTGCTACTGCAAAAGCTGCTATTGAAGCTGCTGGAGGAGAAGCTGTAACAATATAA
- the rpmD gene encoding 50S ribosomal protein L30, which yields MAKLLVKQVRSKINCPLTQKRGLEALGLRKMGQVVEHDSNPTILGMINKVKHLVSVEETK from the coding sequence ATGGCTAAATTATTAGTAAAACAAGTTAGAAGCAAAATCAATTGCCCTCTAACTCAAAAAAGAGGTTTGGAAGCTTTAGGTCTACGTAAAATGGGACAAGTTGTAGAGCATGATTCAAATCCTACAATCCTTGGGATGATAAATAAAGTTAAACACTTAGTTTCTGTTGAAGAAACTAAATAA
- the rpsE gene encoding 30S ribosomal protein S5 yields MSNKYKNVELVKPSGLELKDRLVSVNRVTKVTKGGRAFGFSAIVVVGDENGVVGHGLGKSKDVSEAIAKAVEDAKKNLVKIPLNGQSVPHEQKGKFGGARVFLIPASHGTGVIAGGAVRSVLESVGIHDVLSKSQGSSNPHNVVKATFDALLQMRSAYTVAKQRGVSLEKVFKG; encoded by the coding sequence ATGTCTAATAAATACAAGAATGTAGAGTTAGTAAAACCAAGTGGTCTTGAATTAAAAGATCGTTTGGTGAGTGTTAATCGTGTTACTAAGGTTACAAAGGGTGGTAGAGCTTTTGGTTTTTCTGCTATTGTAGTTGTAGGTGATGAAAATGGTGTTGTTGGTCATGGATTAGGAAAATCTAAAGATGTTTCTGAAGCAATTGCGAAAGCAGTAGAAGATGCTAAGAAAAATTTAGTAAAAATTCCTTTGAATGGTCAATCAGTTCCTCACGAACAAAAAGGTAAATTTGGTGGTGCACGTGTATTCTTAATTCCTGCCTCTCATGGTACAGGAGTTATTGCTGGTGGAGCTGTTCGTTCAGTTCTTGAATCAGTAGGAATTCATGATGTATTATCTAAATCTCAAGGATCTTCAAATCCTCACAATGTAGTGAAAGCAACTTTTGATGCTTTATTACAAATGAGAAGTGCTTATACTGTTGCAAAACAAAGAGGTGTTTCTTTAGAAAAAGTTTTTAAAGGTTAA
- the rplR gene encoding 50S ribosomal protein L18, translating to MSLTKPERRQRIRFRIRKTISGTATNPRLSVFRSNKEIYAQLIDDVNGVTLLAASSREKEIGNGTNIEVATAVGKLVAEKALKAGIETVTFDRGGYLYHGRIKSLAEGARAAGLKF from the coding sequence ATGTCATTAACAAAACCTGAAAGAAGACAAAGAATTAGATTCAGAATTAGAAAAACGATTAGTGGTACTGCTACAAATCCAAGACTATCTGTATTTAGAAGTAACAAAGAAATTTATGCTCAACTTATTGATGACGTAAACGGAGTTACTTTATTGGCGGCTTCTTCAAGAGAAAAAGAAATAGGTAACGGTACGAATATTGAAGTTGCTACAGCAGTTGGAAAACTAGTTGCTGAAAAAGCTTTAAAAGCTGGGATAGAAACAGTAACTTTCGATAGAGGAGGTTATTTATATCACGGTCGTATTAAATCATTAGCGGAAGGCGCAAGAGCGGCTGGACTTAAATTCTAA
- the rplF gene encoding 50S ribosomal protein L6 yields the protein MSRIGKNPVVIPAGVTVEVANGIITVKGKNGQLTQEFSDVTVTVEDGQVQVDRASDHKDQRAKHGLYRSLINNMIIGVTDGFTKSLELVGVGYRASNQGQKLDLALGYSHNIVLEIAPEVTLETISEKGKNPIVKLTSFDKQLLGQVAAKIRGFRKPEPYKGKGVKFVGEVLRRKAGKSA from the coding sequence ATGTCAAGAATAGGTAAAAATCCGGTTGTAATCCCTGCTGGTGTAACTGTTGAAGTTGCAAATGGTATAATTACAGTAAAAGGAAAAAATGGTCAACTAACACAGGAGTTTTCGGACGTTACTGTAACAGTTGAAGACGGTCAAGTTCAAGTTGATAGAGCGTCTGATCACAAAGACCAAAGAGCAAAACACGGATTGTATAGATCTTTAATCAATAATATGATTATCGGTGTAACAGATGGTTTTACAAAATCATTAGAATTGGTAGGAGTTGGTTATAGAGCTTCAAATCAAGGACAAAAATTAGATTTAGCTCTTGGATATTCACATAATATTGTTTTAGAAATTGCTCCAGAAGTAACTTTGGAGACGATATCTGAAAAAGGTAAAAACCCTATTGTGAAATTAACATCATTTGACAAACAACTTTTAGGTCAGGTAGCTGCGAAAATCAGAGGTTTCCGTAAGCCAGAGCCATACAAAGGAAAAGGTGTTAAATTTGTAGGTGAAGTATTAAGAAGAAAAGCAGGTAAATCAGCTTAA
- the rpsH gene encoding 30S ribosomal protein S8, with protein MYTDPIADYLTRVRNAVAANHKVVEIPASNLKKEITKILFDQGYILSYKFEDNAVQGSIKIALKYDKDTKESVIKDIQRISKPGLRKYSGSSSIPRILNGLGIAIVSTSKGLMTGKKAKQLNVGGEVICYVY; from the coding sequence ATGTATACAGATCCTATTGCAGATTATTTGACAAGAGTTCGTAACGCTGTGGCTGCAAACCACAAAGTTGTTGAAATTCCTGCATCTAATCTAAAAAAAGAAATAACTAAGATCTTATTTGATCAAGGTTATATCTTGAGTTACAAATTTGAAGACAACGCTGTTCAGGGTTCAATCAAAATCGCTTTGAAGTATGATAAAGATACTAAAGAGTCTGTAATTAAAGATATCCAAAGAATTAGTAAACCAGGTTTACGTAAGTATTCAGGTTCTTCATCCATTCCAAGAATCCTTAACGGATTAGGTATTGCTATCGTTTCTACATCTAAAGGTTTGATGACTGGAAAAAAAGCAAAACAATTGAACGTAGGTGGTGAAGTAATTTGTTACGTTTACTAA
- the rpsN gene encoding 30S ribosomal protein S14 translates to MAKESMKAREVKREKTVAKYAEKRKALLEAGDFVGLQKLPKNASPVRLHNRCKLTGRPRGYIRQFGISRVTFREMANNGLIPGVKKASW, encoded by the coding sequence ATGGCTAAAGAATCAATGAAAGCCCGCGAGGTTAAGAGAGAAAAAACTGTAGCTAAGTATGCTGAGAAAAGAAAAGCTTTGTTAGAAGCTGGAGATTTCGTAGGTTTGCAAAAATTACCGAAAAATGCTTCACCAGTTCGTTTACACAATCGTTGTAAATTAACAGGTAGACCAAGAGGTTATATTCGTCAATTTGGTATTTCACGTGTAACATTCCGTGAGATGGCTAATAACGGATTAATCCCTGGTGTTAAAAAAGCATCTTGGTAA
- the rplE gene encoding 50S ribosomal protein L5, whose protein sequence is MAYIPRLKEEYKSRVIAALKEEFGYVNVMQVPKLEKIVLSKGVGAAVSDKKLIDYAVDELTKITGQKAVSTISKKDVASFKLRKGMPIGAKVTLRGERMYEFLDRLITSALPRVRDFSGIKATGFDGRGNYNLGVLEQIIFPEIDIDKVNKISGMDISFVTTAKTDKEAKSLLAELGLPFKKN, encoded by the coding sequence ATGGCGTATATACCTAGACTAAAAGAAGAATATAAGAGCAGAGTAATTGCTGCTCTTAAAGAGGAATTCGGATACGTAAACGTAATGCAAGTTCCAAAATTGGAAAAAATCGTTTTAAGTAAAGGAGTTGGTGCAGCTGTATCTGATAAAAAACTAATTGACTATGCAGTTGATGAGTTAACAAAGATCACTGGACAGAAAGCAGTATCTACAATATCAAAGAAAGACGTTGCGTCTTTTAAATTGAGAAAAGGGATGCCTATTGGAGCAAAAGTAACTTTGCGAGGAGAAAGAATGTATGAGTTTTTAGATAGACTTATTACTTCTGCTTTACCACGTGTAAGAGACTTTAGTGGTATTAAAGCTACTGGTTTTGATGGAAGAGGTAATTATAACTTAGGAGTTTTGGAACAAATCATTTTCCCAGAAATTGATATTGATAAAGTAAACAAAATTTCAGGAATGGATATTTCTTTTGTTACTACTGCAAAAACTGATAAGGAAGCAAAGTCATTATTGGCTGAATTAGGATTACCTTTTAAAAAGAATTAA
- the rplX gene encoding 50S ribosomal protein L24, producing the protein MIKLKIKSGDIVRVIAGDHKGAEGKVLRVYREKNKAIVEGVNMVSKHTKPSAKSPQGGIVKKEASIQISNISLIDPKTKETTRVGIRVEGDKKVRFSKKSNQVL; encoded by the coding sequence ATGATAAAGCTAAAAATAAAATCAGGTGACATTGTAAGAGTAATTGCTGGAGACCATAAAGGTGCTGAAGGTAAAGTTTTACGTGTTTATCGTGAGAAGAATAAAGCGATTGTTGAAGGTGTAAACATGGTTTCAAAACATACGAAACCGAGTGCAAAAAGCCCTCAAGGTGGTATCGTAAAGAAAGAAGCTTCAATACAAATATCTAATATTTCACTTATTGATCCTAAAACTAAGGAAACAACGAGAGTAGGAATTAGAGTAGAAGGAGATAAGAAAGTAAGATTTTCAAAAAAATCTAATCAAGTACTATAG
- the rplN gene encoding 50S ribosomal protein L14, which translates to MVQQESRLKVADNTGAKEVLTIRVLGGTKRRYASVGDKIVVSIKDATPNGNVKKGAVSTAVVVRTKKEVRRADGSYIRFDDNACVLLNAAGEMRGTRVFGPVARELREKQFMKIVSLAPEVL; encoded by the coding sequence ATGGTACAACAAGAATCAAGACTAAAAGTAGCAGATAACACAGGAGCTAAAGAAGTTTTAACTATCCGTGTTTTAGGAGGTACCAAAAGAAGGTATGCCTCTGTTGGTGACAAGATTGTAGTTTCTATCAAAGATGCAACTCCAAACGGAAACGTTAAAAAAGGAGCTGTTTCAACTGCAGTTGTTGTACGTACCAAAAAAGAAGTGAGAAGAGCCGATGGTTCTTATATCCGTTTCGATGATAATGCATGTGTTCTTTTGAATGCTGCAGGGGAAATGAGAGGAACTCGTGTTTTTGGTCCAGTAGCAAGAGAACTTCGTGAAAAACAATTCATGAAAATTGTATCATTAGCACCAGAAGTGCTTTAA
- the rpsQ gene encoding 30S ribosomal protein S17 yields the protein MEEKRNLRKERVGVVTSNKMDKSIVVAQVTKVKHPLYGKFVLKTKKFVAHDETNDCNIGDTVRISETRPLSKSKCWRLVEILERAK from the coding sequence ATGGAAGAAAAAAGAAATTTAAGAAAAGAGAGAGTTGGTGTTGTTACTTCAAACAAAATGGATAAATCCATTGTGGTTGCACAAGTGACTAAAGTAAAACACCCATTATACGGTAAGTTCGTGTTGAAAACAAAGAAATTTGTTGCGCATGACGAAACAAACGACTGTAACATTGGAGATACTGTAAGAATTAGCGAAACGCGTCCTTTGAGTAAATCAAAATGTTGGAGATTAGTTGAAATCCTAGAAAGAGCTAAATAA
- the rpmC gene encoding 50S ribosomal protein L29, with amino-acid sequence MKQSEIKDLSAAELQEKLSQTKKTYADLKMAHAISPIENPLQIRSVRRTVARLATELTKRELQ; translated from the coding sequence ATGAAACAATCAGAAATAAAAGATCTTTCTGCAGCGGAGTTGCAAGAAAAACTTAGCCAGACTAAGAAAACATATGCTGACCTAAAAATGGCTCATGCTATTTCACCAATTGAAAATCCACTTCAAATTAGAAGTGTAAGAAGAACAGTTGCGAGACTAGCTACAGAGCTTACTAAAAGAGAGTTACAATAA
- the rplP gene encoding 50S ribosomal protein L16, whose product MLQPKRTKYRKVQKGKMKGNSQRGHELSNGMFGIKSVHEDGMFLTSRQIEAARIAATRFMKREGQLWIKIFPDKPITKKPLEVRMGKGKGAVEYWAAIVKPGRIMFEVGGVPLSVAKEALRLAAQKLPVKTKFVVARDFEA is encoded by the coding sequence ATGTTACAGCCTAAAAGAACAAAATACCGTAAGGTACAAAAAGGTAAAATGAAAGGGAACTCTCAAAGAGGGCATGAACTTTCTAATGGAATGTTTGGTATTAAATCTGTACATGAAGATGGAATGTTCTTAACCTCTCGTCAAATCGAAGCTGCGCGTATTGCTGCAACTCGTTTTATGAAAAGAGAAGGACAATTATGGATCAAAATATTTCCAGACAAACCTATCACTAAGAAACCTCTTGAGGTACGTATGGGTAAAGGTAAAGGTGCCGTTGAATATTGGGCTGCCATTGTTAAACCCGGAAGAATAATGTTTGAAGTTGGAGGAGTACCTTTGTCAGTTGCAAAAGAGGCGTTACGTCTTGCAGCTCAAAAGCTTCCAGTAAAAACTAAATTCGTTGTTGCTAGAGATTTCGAAGCATAA